A stretch of the Apteryx mantelli isolate bAptMan1 chromosome 3, bAptMan1.hap1, whole genome shotgun sequence genome encodes the following:
- the GLO1 gene encoding lactoylglutathione lyase — protein MAAPAELRGLSDEAAYGACSEPDPGTKDFLLQQTMLRVKDPKKSLDFYTRVLGMTLLQKFDFPTMKFSLYFLAYEDKNDIPKDKTERTAWTFSRKATLELTHNWGTENEENQSYHNGNSEPRGFGHIGIAVPDVHKACKRFEELGVKFVKKPDDGKMKGLAFVQDPDGYWIEILNPNHMVTLT, from the exons ATGGCCGCCCCGGCGGAGCTCCGCGGCCTCAGCGACGAGGCAGCCTACGGCGCCTGCTCGGAGCCGGATCCCGGCACCAAG GATTTTCTGCTGCAGCAGACAATGTTAAGAGTAAAGGATCCTAAGAAGTCACTGGACTTTTATACAAGAGTTCTTGGAATGAC ATTGCTTCAAAAATTTGACTTTCCTACTATGAAGTTCTCGCTCTATTTCCTGGCATATGAAGATAAAAATGACATCCCAAAAGATAAAACTGAGAGAACAGcttggaccttctctagaaaagcTACACTTGAACTGACACA TAATTGGGgcactgaaaatgaagaaaatcagtCCTATCACAATGGCAATTCAGAACCCCGAGGATTTG GACACATTGGAATTGCTGTCCCTGATGTCCACAAAGCTTGTAAGAGATTTGAAGAACTGGGGGTGAAATTTGTGAAGAAACCAGATGATG gtaAAATGAAAGGACTTGCATTTGTTCAGGATCCTGATGGCTACTGGATTGAAATTTTGAATCCTAACCACATGGTGACTCTCACTTAG